A part of Heliangelus exortis chromosome 3, bHelExo1.hap1, whole genome shotgun sequence genomic DNA contains:
- the LOC139794278 gene encoding basic proline-rich protein-like has product MPRRCGSHLLPHPRTPPPLPPFPPTALGPPEAPRAPWRGHGHRDARFSPNPMASRRGSPAKLHISLNPDPPAAGEAAVRGKGVSEGAASPRGALLTPHTHTPRPPAHLGDAAGRGAIAGRGSGGRPCPGRRRRGSGGAGLRRELPPRVPRRAAPLRPPPPPPCSPGRLPAAACACTSPLPPRDIPPPAAPNLRQPPARPALPAHPCPAPAAAAGWGGPARTHADLPPARSVPPGVHRSPIPTPGTVPQGMDGCSGLGVPPRKLPW; this is encoded by the coding sequence ATGCCGCGCCGCTGCGGCTCGCACCTCCTGCCTCACCCCCGCAcgccccccccccttcccccgtTCCCTCCCACGGCTCTAGGACCACCCGAAGCCCCCCGCGCCCCTTGGAGGGGGCACGGCCACAGGGATGCCCGCTTTTCCCCCAACCCCATGGCCAGCCGGAGGGGAAGCCCCGCGAAGCTCCACATCTCCCTGAACCCCGATCCCCCGGCGGCCGGGGAGGCGGCGGTGCGGGGAAAGGGGGTGTCGGAGGGTGCTGCCAGCCCCCGCGGCGCGCTGctcaccccacacacacacactcctcGCCCCCCTGCTCACCTCGGCGATGCGGCGGGTCGTGGGGCTATCGCGGGGCGCGGCAGCGGGGGGCGGCCATGcccggggcggcggcggcggggctcGGGAGGCGCGGGGCTGCGGAGGGAGCTGCCGCCGCGTGTGCCGCGCCGGGCCGCGCCGctccgcccgccgccgccgccgccgtgCAGCCCCGGCCGCCTGCCAGCGGCTGCGTGTGCCTGCACATCCCCGCTCCCTCCCCGGGACATCCCGCCTCCCGCCGCCCCAAACCTCAggcagcccccggcccggcccgccctGCCCGCtcacccctgccctgctcccgCCGCCGCGGCAGGTTGGGGGGGCCCGGCACGGACCCACGCGGACCTCCCCCCCGCCCGCTCCGTACCACCTGGGGTACACCGGTCACCGATCCCGACCCCCGGGACCGTCCCTCAGGGGATGGACGGGTGCTCCGGGCTGGGGGTGCCCCCCCGGAAGCTGCCCTGGTGA